The following is a genomic window from Pseudomonadota bacterium.
CGTCGGCGGCAGACGCCTCCGCCTCGGGCTCGGCGGCCGCCGGCGCAGGCTCCTCTTCGGTCTTGGGCAGCACCCACCGCGTCTTCAGGGCGATTGCGCGGAGGGTGCGCTGGCGAGCAAGGTCGGCGCGGAAGGCCTCTACGTGACCCTGCTTCTCGAGCTCGGCCCGCACGTCTGCCTCATCACGCTGCTGAGACTCGGCGAATCGCTTGATCTCGGCGTCGAGGTCGGCGTCGGAGACAGAGATCTCGAGGGCGCGCATGATGGACTCGAGAATCATCTCGCCGCGCGCCGATACCTCGGCGCTGGGACGCATGCGCTCAACGAGGGAGGAGGGCTCGATGTTCTGGCGGCGCAGGAAGTCTTCGAACTGGATTCCCATCTGCGCCAGCTGACGCGCCTGGTTCTCGAGGGTCTGCATGATGACGTTGTTGCTGAAGGCACGGGGCACGGGCACCTCGGTCTTCTTCTCTGCGAGCTGGCGAACGGCGTGGTGGCCGGCCTCGAGCTCGAGGTTGCGCACGAGGCGCTCGCGGATGTCAGCCTTGAGCTCGTCAAGAGAGGCAAAGCTCGAGACCTCGCGGGCGAAGTCGTCATCGAGCGCGGGAACCTCCTGCTTCTTTATGCCCTTCAGGGTGAAGCGGAAGTGGATCGTGCGGCCCGCCAGGCTCGCGTTGCCGTACTCCGCCGGAAAATCGAACTCGAACTCGCGCTTCTCGTCGGCCTTCAGACCGTGGAGCTTCTCGGCGAAGCCGGGAACGAACAGCGAGTCGTCGATCTTCATCTGGAAGTCGGTGCCGTTGCCGTTCGGCACGGGCTGCCCATCGTGGGTCGCGTCAAAGTCAACCACGGCGATGTCGCCCGTCTCGAGGCCACGGCTCTCGTCGACCGACACCGTGCGGGTCGCCTTCTGCTGGAAGTCGTCGAGCACGTGGCCTACCTCGGCGTCGGTGATCTCGAGCTTGGCCACCTCGACCTCGAGACCGCTGTACTCAGCCTCGTCAACCGTAACCTCGGGGCGGATCTCGATGAGCGCCTTGAACACGAGA
Proteins encoded in this region:
- the tig gene encoding trigger factor, encoding MREQGIVNRSAVMKVVVSEKSSIERELEVSVESSKLTQSWDKHLRNVIRQVAIPGFRRGKAPAALVERYANREELQRTVFEEVGVPAYRAAIEQEQLSPLGEPNVQLVQFEKGKDLVFKALIEIRPEVTVDEAEYSGLEVEVAKLEITDAEVGHVLDDFQQKATRTVSVDESRGLETGDIAVVDFDATHDGQPVPNGNGTDFQMKIDDSLFVPGFAEKLHGLKADEKREFEFDFPAEYGNASLAGRTIHFRFTLKGIKKQEVPALDDDFAREVSSFASLDELKADIRERLVRNLELEAGHHAVRQLAEKKTEVPVPRAFSNNVIMQTLENQARQLAQMGIQFEDFLRRQNIEPSSLVERMRPSAEVSARGEMILESIMRALEISVSDADLDAEIKRFAESQQRDEADVRAELEKQGHVEAFRADLARQRTLRAIALKTRWVLPKTEEEPAPAAAEPEAEASAADEGGDKPEKAAKAEAKPRKSRAKAAATAEE